Below is a genomic region from Dyella terrae.
CGGTGCTGCGCAACCAGCGCACCATCTACTCGCGTGAACAGGTCTTCGGCGGCAAGCAGCTCACCGACGAAATCATGCGTCGCTACGGCCTTTCCTATGAGGAAGCCGGTCGCGCCAAGCGCAAGGGCGGCCTGCCGGAATCGTACGAGAGCGAAGCGCTGGAACCGTTCAAGGAATCGCTGATCCAGCAGATCAGCCGCCTCCTGCAGTTCTTCTTTGCCGGTAGCGAGTACAGCAAGGTCGATCAGGTCGTGCTGGCTGGCGGCTGTGCCTCGATCGAAGGCATCGGTCCCATGCTGGAAGAGCAGCTCGGCGTGCCGTGCGTGGTGGCGAACCCGCTGGCCCGCATGTCGCTGTCGCCGCGCGTGCAGGCGCAGCAGCTGGCACAGGATGCGCCCGCGTTGATGATCGCGGTCGGGCTCGCGATGAGGAGCTTCGACTGATGGCACACATCAACCTACTTCCGTGGCGCAATGAACGCCGCAAACAGCGCGAGCGCGAGTTCTTCATGCAGCTCGGCGCGGCCTTCGTGGCCGGCGTGCTTTTCGTCCTGTTGTGGGTGGGCTGGATGGGCCAGCGCATCGACAGCCAGAACGACCGCAACACCTACATGCAGGGTGAGATCAAGCAACTCGATGAGCGCATCGCCAAGATCAAGGACCTGGAAAAGGTTCGTGAGCGACTGCTGGCGCGCAAAAAGATCATCGAAGAGCTGCAGGCCAATCGCTCGCAGATGGTTCACCTGTTCGATGAGCTGGTGAAGACCATTCCGTCCAGCGCGCGGCTGTCGGGCCTCAAGCAGACCGGCGAAGCCATGTCGCTCGACGGCGTGGCCCAGTCCAACGCCAGCGTCGCCGAGTACATGCGCAATATCGAGTCGTCCCCGTGGATGGGTCATGCGGACCTTCGCAAGACCGAAAACACCCGTGGCGACCAGCGCATGCCGTACTCCTTCGGCCTGGATGTGGCACTGGCCAAGCCCAAGGCCGATGACGGCAGCGACGGCAAGGAACCGGTGATCCCGGCCAATGCCCCGGCTGATGCCAGCGCGGCAGCTCCGGCCCCGGTGGCAGCGATGCCAGCCGCGGCATCCGCAGCGACGCCTGCGGCAGCACCCCCGGCCAGTACGCCGCCCGCTGCCACGACGTCGCCGACGGTGACCGCAACCCCGCCGAAGGCCGCTCCCGCCAAAACGGAACCCGCACCGGCCGCCAAGGCGCCGGCCCAGCCGCAGGCCACCGCGCCGGGCAGTGCAGCAGCCAACGGAGGAGCCAAGCCATGAAGTTCCTCAATGACCTGCGCAGCCTTGACCGCAACAACATCGGTGGCTGGCCGCAATCCATCAAGATCTTCTTCACGGTTCTCCTTTTCGGCCTGATCGTGCTGCTCGGTTGGTATCTCTACATCAACGACCAGCAGGACGAACTCGCGACGCTGCAGGGCAAGGAGCAGCAGCTCAAGCAGGAGTTCTCGACCAAGCAGGCCAAGGCCGTGAACCTCGAAGCGCTGCAGCAACAGCTCGACGAGATGCAGGACATGCTGCGCCAGTTGCTGCGTCAGCTGCCCAGCCGTACCGAAATGCCGGAGCTGCTGGTTGACGTGTCGCAGACAGCCCTTTCCGCGGGCCTCGAGACCGACCTGTTCCAGCCCGGTGCCGAGCGTCCGAAGGACTTCTACGCCGAGAAGCCGATCCAGCTGCGCATGACCGGTACGTACCACCAGTTCGGTACCTTCATCAGCGGCGTGGCCTCGCTCCCGCGCGTGGTGATCCTCACCATGCATGACGTCTCGCTGACGCCCAAGGGCAACACCGGGCAACTGGTGCTGCAGGGCACGGTCAAGACCTATCGCTACCTGGAAGACGAAGAGAGCGCCGAAGCCAAGGCCGCCAACGCGGTGTCGGGTTCGAAGAAGGCCAAGAACGGGGGACGGAAATGAGCCTGCGGGAAACCGTCAAACCCATGCGCCTGGCACGCGTAGCCCTCGTCGCGGGCGCCCTGATGGCGCTCGCCGGCTGCTCCAAGGATGACGACCTGCGCCAGTGGGTCGCCGCGGAGAAAGCCAAGAAGGGCGCGCCGATCCCGCCGCTTCCGGTCATCAAGACATTCGAAACGTTCCTCTACACCGACCAGGATCGTCGCGACCCCTTCAGCCCGAGCACGGCCGAACTGCAGACCGGCAACAACGCCGGCCCGCGCCCGGACGAAGATCGCGTCAAGCAGCCGCTGGAAGCGTTTGCGCTGGATAGCCTGAAGATGGTCGGCACCCTGGGCCTGGGCAATGGCATCGAGGTGCTCATCAAGGATCCTGCCAATGTGATTCATCGCGTGCACCGCGGCGACTACATGGGTCAGAACTACGGTCACGTCACCGCCATCAGCGAAGACCACATCGAGTTGGTCGAGCTGGTTCCCAACGGGAACGGCGGGTGGATGGAACGCTCAGCCAGCATCGCGCTTGGCGAGAAATAAGAATCACAGGGGCTGATGCAATGACGAACCTAATCAAACCTGTTCGGGGCCGTGTCATGCGCCAAGCGAGTCGTCGCCTGATCGCCGGACTGCTGATCGCCAGCACCGCCTGGTCGGGCCTGGTTGCTGCGGCGACCAGCACCTTGAAAGAGATCACTTACGACACCCTGCCGGGCGGTCGCATCGAGTTGCACCTGAACTTCGCGCAAGGCCCCGTGCCGGAGCCGAAGATCTTCACTACGGGCAACCCGCCGCGCATCGCGATCGACTTTGCCGATACCGACAATGCCGCCGCGCGCCATCTGGCCATCAACCAGGGGTCCACCTCGGGCGTGTCGGCCGTTTCGGCCGGCGGGCGCACCCGGGTGATCGTGGAGCTGATGCGCGATTCGGCCTACCGCTCGCGCGTCGAGGGCAACAGCCTGGTGTTTACGGTCGCCAACGGCACCGACGCCACCACGACCACCACGGCATCGAACATCGACCCGTCCAAGGCGTTGCCGTCGGCCGCCATGGGCCCGTCCGTGTCGAACATCGACTTCCGTCGCGGTCCCAACGGCGAAGGCCGCGTGCTGATCAACTTCAGCGCCAACGGTGCTGGCGCCGACATGAAGCGCGAGGGCGACAAGCTCATCGTCAACCTGTCGAACGTCAACTTGCCGGCTGACCAGGCCAAGCGCCTGGACGTGCTCGATTTCGCCACGCCGGTCCAGTACATCACCACCAAGGCCAATGGCCCGCGTGGCGGCGCCCGCATGGAAATTGCGGTCAAGGGCAGTGTGGAAACGTCCGCCTATCAGACGGCCGACCAGTATGTCGTCGAAGTGGCGCCGAAGAAGAAGGCCGATCCGAACGTTGGTCCGAACGGCAAGCCGCTGCGTGGCCAGGATCCGGTCTACAACGGCAACCGCGTTACCCTGAACTTCCAGGACATCCCGGTGCGCTCGGCCCTGCAGGTGCTGGCTGACGTGTCGAACCTGAACCTCGTGGCGTCCGATACCGTGGGCGGCAGCGTCACGCTGCGACTGGTCAACGTGCCGTGGGATCAGGCCCTTGATGTCGTGCTCCGTGCAAAGAACCTCGACAAGCGTCGCAACGGCAACGTCGTCTGGATCGCGCCGCAGGAAGAACTCGCCCGCTACGAGCAGAGCGTCGCCGACGCCCGCATCAAGGCCGAAGACAATGCTGAGCTCGTCACCGACTACGTGCCGATCAGCTACGGCAAGGCGGCGGATATCGCCAAGTTGCTTACCTCCGGCAGCATGGCCGGTGGTGGTGGCGCGGGCGGTGGTGGCGGCGGTGGCCAGCGTGGCTTCCTGTCGCCGCGTGGCAGCGTCTCCTTCGACGAGCGCACCAATACCCTGCTGATCAACGACAACCCGCAGAAGATCCGCGAAATCCGTGACCTCATCGCCGTGCTCGACAAGCCGGTGCAGCAGGTGCTGATCGAATCGCGCATCGTGGTGGCCAGCGACCAGTTCTCCCGCGAGCTCGGTGCCAAGTTCGGCATCAGCGGCCAGCGCACCAACCCGAGCGGCCAGGTCATCCAGACCGGCGGCAAGCTGGGTGATCCGCTGGGCAACAACACCACCAATCAGGGCAACCTCGGTTCCGGTGGCGGCCTGAACGTGAACCTGCCGACGGCGACCCAGGGCGGCAATTTCGGCCTGGCCATCCTCGGTGCGAACTACGCGATCGACCTGGAACTGTCGGCGGCGCAGACCGAAGGCCGTGGCGAAGTGGTCTCCAGCCCGCGTGTCATCACGGCCAATCAGCAGGAAGCGGTCATCCGCCAGGGCCAGCAGATCGGCTACGTGACGTATCAGAACGGCGGCACCACCGGTGGTTCGGCGCCGACGGCATCCGTGCAGTTCAAGGACGCCGTGCTCGAGCTGAAGGTCACCCCGACCATCACCGCCGACAACCGCATCTACCTGGCCATCAACGTGAAGAAGGATGCGCTCGCCGCCTTCGTCGACACGCCGAACGGCAAGGTGCCGCAGATTGATACCCGCGAGATCAACACCTCGGTGCTCGTCGATAACGGCCAGACGGTGGTGCTGGGCGGTATCTACGAAATCACCAAGGCGAACTCGATCACCAAGGTGCCGGGTCTGGGCGATATCCCGGGCGTGGGCATCCTGTTCCGCAAGACGACCCGCCAGAACGACAAGGCTGAGCTGCTGATCTTCGTGACGCCGCGCATCCTGAGTGAAAGTCTGAAGTGATCTTGAGCAGTTGATGGAATGGGGAGGGGCGCCCGATGGGCGCCCTTTCTTTTTGGGAGGGGGGAAGTCGGCGGCTGCGCCGCCTGTGAACGGTAAACGGTAAAAGCAGAAGAGCAGGTGCTTGTCCGCTCTTACTGTTCACCGTTCCCCGTTTACAGCCCTGCGCAGCAGGGCGACTTAACAGCCTCGCGCAATGTGGCGCCCCCACCCCTGCCATCAGTCCCACCGTTCCCTGAGCGCCCCCGGGCTAAACTTCCGGACGAAGCTGCGGTCTGTTACCGCACGATGTGCGACGGAATTCCTTGATGGACATGCCCCAGGCCCAACCTGCCAGCCGCCTGCAAGAGGCGTTCGTGCGACTGCGTGAACACCTGCAGGAAGGCATCATTGGCCAACCTCACCTGATCGACTGCCTCCTGATCGCCTTGCTGGCCGATGGCCACCTGCTGGTCGAAGGTGCCCCCGGCCTGGCCAAGACGACGGCGGTAAAGGCCCTGGCCGCCTGTGTCGAGGCCGACTTCCACCGCGTGCAGTTCACGCCCGATCTGTTGCCCGCGGATCTCACCGGCACCGATATCTTCCGGCCGCAGTCGGGGAGCTTCGAATTCGAACGCGGCCCGCTGTTCCACAACATCGTGCTGGCCGATGAAATCAACCGCGCGCCGGCCAAGGTGCAATCGGCGTTGCTCGAAGCCATGGCCGAACGCCAGATCACCATTGGGCGCAGCACCTGGGCGCTGCCGGAACTGTTCATGGTGATGGCCACGCAGAATCCGATCGAACAGGAAGGCACGTTCGCGTTGCCCGAAGCGCAACTCGACCGCTTCGTCATGCATGTGACCATTGGCTATCCCGATGCATCGTCCGAGCTGGCCATCCTCAAGCTGGCGCGCGAACAGGCGCGTCGCAGTCTCCATCCGCAACCCGAGGCGCGTGCGGTCCTTACCCAGGCCGACGTCTTCGCCGCGCGCGATGCCGTGCTTGCGGTGCATGTCGCGCCGGCGCTCGAAACCTATCTCGCCCAACTGGTGCTGGCGAGCCGCGACGCCGGCGCCTACGGCCCTGAGCTGAAGCGGTGGATCGCCTGGGGTGCCAGTCCGCGCGGCACCATCGCGCTCGATCGATGCGCGCGCGCCCACGCCTGGCTCGCCGGCCGTGACTACGTCCTGCCCGAAGACGTCCATGCCATCGCGCACGATGTCCTCCGGCATCGCATCCTCCTCAGCTACGAGGCCGAGGCCGAAGGCGTCCGCAGCGATCAGGTCATCACGCGCCTGCTGGACCTCGTGCCACTGCCGTGAGCGCCGTTCTCGCTACGCCCACTGACGGCGACGGCCGCACCCGGGTCGCCGTCACCGAGCTGATCGCGCTGCGTGCACGCGTGGCGCGCGTGTCGTGGCCGCCCGTGCAAAGTCGCGCAAGTTCGGCGGGGCAGCAGCACAGTCGCCTCTACGGGCGAGGCATGGACTACGCCGAGTCGCGCGCCTACCAGCCCGGCGATGACGTCCGTCGCCTGGACTGGCGACTGACGGCGCGCAGCGGCAAGTTGCACACCAAGCTGTTTCAGGAGGAGCGCGAGGGCCGCGTCCTGGTGCTGCTGGATACCCACGCCAGCATGCGCTTCGGAACGCGTGCGCGCTTCAAGTCCGTACAGGCGGCGCGCGCGGCGGCGCTGGTCGCTTGGTTTGCCGTGCGTGCAGGCGAGCGCATTGGTGCGATGGCTTTCGGTGCCTGCGATCGCGTGCTCAAACCGCGAGGCGGCGTGCGCGGGGCCCTGGCGTTCTGCGGCGCGCTGGGCGAGTGGGATGCCCTGGAAAATCCTGCGCAGTTCGAGCCACTTTCCGACGCCCTTGCCCGTGCGGGTCGACTGCTGCACGGCGCCAGTCGCGTCATCCTGATCAGCGATGGTTTCAGCTGCGATGAAGCCGCGCGCAAACGATTGCTGGATCTGCGGCACCACGCCAGTGTCGGAGTCCTCATGGTGGGCGATCCGCTGGAACTCGCCAGTGCGCCCGCCGGGCGTTATCCGCTGGAGCATGATGGCGTGCGCCGCGAAGTGGCCCTGGAAGCCGATCGCCAGCGCGAGACGTTTCAACGCGCGCTCGGTGCCGGCCAGCAACGTCTCGGTGATCTCGCACGCGCGCTCGGCCTGCGCCGCCGCACGATCGACACGACAGCCGATCCGATGGATGCCGTCACCGCGCTGATGGGGCAGGGCGGGGGCGTCACATGATGTTCCCGTCAGCGCCTGCGCCCGGGAAGGCGAGCGGCCCCGTCCTGCGGGACATCCATCTGCCGCCCGAGCCCTCATGGTGGCCGCCCGCGCCCGGCTGGTGGATGCTGGCGGCGCTGGTTCTGATGACCCTGCTGGGTGTCGTCATCGCGTCGGTGATGCGCCGGCGTCGCCGGATGCGTATCGCCGCCATCGTCGCCGAGGTGGATACCTTCGTGGCGATGCATGGCAACCACGCGGTCCAGCTGGCTGGCCAGCTGCATCAGTTGCTGCGACGCGCGGCGCGACACATCGATCCACGCGCCACCCATCTTCGTGGCGACGCCTGGCAGGCGTGTCTTGCCACGGTGCCGGTCCCGGCCGACGTGTTGCATCAATTGCATTCGCTCGATGACGCGATGTACCGACCCGCGGCCGCCTTCGATGCCAGGCTCGCGGCAGCGGCAACCCGCCAATGGCTGCTGACGGCGCTTGAGCGTGGCCACGTGCGGACCCGGCCGGTGTCGCGCAAGCCACAAGCGGAGTCGAGTCGTGCCTGAGTTCGCCTGGCCATGGATGTTCCTCCTGCTACCGCTGCCCTGGATTGTGCGGCGCTTCGTCAGCCCGGCGGCGCCTGGGCAGGCGTTGCACCTACCCCATCCGGGCCTGCAACTGGCGGCCGTGGCCGAGGCAGCGCCCAGCCGGATGCGTTCGGTCGTGCTCGTGCTGGCATGGTGTTGCCTGGTCGGCGCCGCGGCGCGGCCGCAGTGGATCGGACCTCCGCAATCGCAGGAGCGCAGCGGGCGAGCGATGATGCTGGCAGTCGATCTTTCCGGCAGCATGCGCACGTCCGACATGCACCTTGCCGGCCAGCCCGTCACGCGCTTTGGCGCGGTCGAAGCCATTGCCGGTGATTTCATCAGTCGGCGCAGCGGCGACGAACTGGGTTTGATCCTTTTCGGCAGTCGCGCTTTTCTGGTGACGCCGCTCACGTATGACCTTGCTGCGGTCAAGGCGCAGCTGGCCGGTGCAACGGTCGGCCTCGCCGGCACCGAAACAGCCATCGGCGATGCGCTTGGTGTTGCCGTCAAGCGACTCGCCGCCATGCCCGAGCAGGCGCGCGTGCTCGTGCTGCTCACCGACGGCGTCAACAACGCCGGAAATATCACGCCACTGGACGCCGCCCATGCCGCGCAGTCGGCTGGTGTCCGCGTCTACACGATCGGCATCGGAGCGACGGAAATGCAGGTGCCGGATTTCTTCGGTACGCGCACCGTCAATCCCTCGGCGGATCTGGATGAGGGGATGCTCAGGCAGATCGCCAGCGAAACCGGCGGTCGCTACTTCCGCGCTACCGATACGTCGGAGCTGGCGACGGCCTACCGCACGATTGACGCACTCGAGCCCATGCCACAGCAAGGCCCGCCGCTGCGTCCCCGCCGTGAGTTGTTTCGATGGCCCTTGCTGGCGGGTATCGCACTAACCTTGTTGTCCGGGTTGATGCTCGCGCCGCGGCGCCGCCTGGCGGTGACCACATGATTGGCATGCTTCAGGACTTTCATTTTCTGCGACCCCTCTGGTTGCTCGGCCTGTTGGCCGTTCCGGTGCTGTGGTGGATGGGCTCGCGTCGTTCGGCGGCGCAGCGCGAACTGGCGCGCCTGGTCGATCCCGAACTGCTCCCGCACGTGCTTTACGGCAAGGCAAGCACGCAGCGTTCACCGGCCATGTTGATGGCATCGGCGGCGGCGCTGTGCGCGCTGGCCTTGGCCGGCCCGACCTGGAGTCGCGTTGACTCGCCGCTTTACGCCAATCAGTCCGCACAGGTCGTGGCCATCTCGCTGTCGCAACGCATGCTTGCGCGCGACGTGGCGCCGACGCGCCTCGATCGCGCCAAACTCAAGGCGCGCGATCTGCTTGATGTGAATCGCGATGGACTCAACGGCTTGATTGCGTACGCCGGCGAGGCGTTTGCCGTGGCACCGCTCACCAACGATGCCGCCAGCCTGCATGACCTGCTGGACGCACTGTCGCCGGATACGATGCCCATCGAAGGCGACGATGCCGCGCAGGCCATCGAGCGCGGCGCGCAGATGATCCATGACGCCAAGGCCGGGCATGGCGACGTTGTGCTGATCACCGATGCCGTCGACAAGGCCGCCATCGACGCGGCGGCCAGGGTGGCCCAGGCCGGGGTGACCGTCTCGGTCCTCGGCATCGGCACGCCGCAAGGTGCGCCCATTCCGCTCAGCGATGGCAGCCTGGTGCGCGGGGAGCACGGCGACGTGCGCATGGCGCGACGTGACGATGCCTCCCTGGAGGCCCTGGCCGATGCTGGCGACGGACGCTTCGTGCTGTTGAGCGACGACGCGACGGATGTGAAGGCGATCCACGATGCCATGCGCAGCAGTGGCATGGGCGCCACGGTCACCGACGCGCGCGGCGACGAATGGCAGGATCGCGGCGCATGGTTCCTGTTGCCCTTGTTGCCGATCGCCGCGCTCGCGTTTCGACGAGGCTGGGTCCTGGTCGCCGCACTGATGTTCCTGCCGTTGGCATCATCGCCGGCGCAGGCCAGTGGATGGACCGACCTCTGGAAGCGTCCGGACCAGCAGGCCGCGCAAGCGCTCAAGGACGGCCACGCCGAACAGGCGCAGCAGCTTGCCCGCGATCCGGCGTGGCGCGGCGTCGCCGCCTATCGCGCCGCGAAGTACGACGAGGCAGCCGAGGCGCTGCAGCAAGCCAAAGGCGCCGACGCGGCCTACAACCTCGGCAACACGCTTGCGCAACAGCAAAAGTACAAGGAAGCGATCGTTGCCTACGATCGCGCGCTGAAGCTTGATCCGCGCCACCAGGATGCCCTGGCCAATCGCAAGGCCGTTGAGGACTGGATGCGCGAGCATCCCGATCAGCCGCAGGACAAGCAGAAGGACGACAACGACAAGAAGGGCCAGGGCAAGGACGGCCAGTCGGCTGGCACACCCAAGGACGATAAGGACCAGAAAAGCGGCAAGAGCGACGACAAGGACGATACGAAAGATCAGCAGAACAGCGCGTCCAATCAGTCGCAGGATCCCAACGGCAAGGGCAAGGATCAGCCGCAGCAGCAGGGCTCGTCCGATTCGTCGCCTGCCAAGCCGCAGTCGGCGAAAGAGCAAGCCGAGCAGAAAGCCCAGGCCGAGAAGGCACGCCAGGCGCTGCAAAAGCAGATGGACGCCGCCATGCAGCAGAAAGATGCACCGGCGAAACAAGGCAAGGACGACGCCCACGAACTGGGCCAGTTGTCAGCCGACGATCCGCAATCGAAATTGCCAGACGACGTGCGCCGCGCCTTGCAGCGCGTGCCCGACGATCCGGGCGCGCTGCTGCGCCGCAAATTCGAACTGGAGTACCGTCAACGCCACGGCGCGAGCGGGGAGGAAGGCGAGTGACGTTTCGACGCGTGTTGTTGCTGGTGATGCTGAGCCTGTTGCCCGTTTGGGTGGCGGCCACGGAAGTGCGCGCGAGCCTCGATCGGGACAAGGTGGCGCTGGGCGAAACCGTGACGCTGAACCTGCGCGTCGAAGGCGGCGGTATGTTCGACGCGCCCGATCTTTCTGCGCTGAACAAAGATTTCACCGTGCTGGGTACTTCGAACAACACCAGCATCAGCATCATCAATGGCAAGCGCAGCGCGCAGCTGGTCTACGGTGTCGCACTGCGACCCAACCGGGTAGGCACGCTGACCATCCCATCGCTCACCTTTGCCAATGGTTCGACGCAGGCGTTGACGCTGGAAGTCACGCCGGCGGATGACCGTGCCGTGGCCAATGGCCGTAAAGACGTCTATCTGGAGGCGAGCCTTGATCCCCGCGAGGCGTGGGTCGGCGAGCAGGTCGTCTACACCGTCCGGCTCTATCTTGCCTCCCCGCTGGCCAATGGCTCGCTGGACGAGCCGCGTGTACAGGGCGTGGAGCTGTCCAAGATCAGCGACGACCTGAATTACCAGCAGGAGAAGGGCGGCCGGCGTTACAACGTGATCGAGCGCCGTTACGCCTTGATTCCCCAGAAGGCCGGAAAACTGGAGATCCCGCCGATCGCCTTCAGTGGCGAGCTGGTGGAAATGGCCGATCCGGACAGTTTCTTTGGCAGTACCCGCGCCGCGTCGGCGATCTCGCAGCCCGTCACGCTCGATGTGAAGGCGGTGCCGGCCGAAGCCGGCAAGACGGCCTGGCTGCCCGCGCGCGAGCTGACGCTCTCGCTGGACGGGGCCGACGCACGCGGCGCGTTGCACGTCGGCCAGACGCTCAACCTGACCATGACCGTTCAGGCCACCGGCTTGCCGTACGAGGCGCTGCCGTCCCTGAGCCTTCCGTCCATCGACGGCGCCACGGTCTATCCGGACAAACCGGTGAACGGCACGCGCGTGATTGACTCCTGGCTGCAGGGGCGCAGGCAGCAGGGCTTTGCCGTGGTGCCTTCCCGTGCCGGGAAGCTGGACATTCCGGCGACCACGTTGACCTGGTTCAACGTGCGCACCGGACAATCGGAAGTGGCGCGGATCGCTCCCGTGACGCTGGACGTGCTCCCCGCCACGGGGACACCGGCCCCGGCCGCACCGCAGGATCTGCCCGCTCCCAACGTGACGGCGCCGGCTGCGACGACCTCGTCGCCATCGCGCCAGGCACTCGTGGCTGGCGGCATCGTGCTGTTGCTCGTGGGCGGAGCCGTCGGCTTCGCACTCAGCCGGCGCCGGTCGCAGGTCGTCGCGGCGCCTGCGCCGACACCCAGGGCTCCGTCCATCCCCAGTGGCTCGCGCGGCTTGCGAGCGAGCTTCATCGCGGCCGCGCGGGGCAGTGACCCCAAGGCCCAGTACGAAAGCCTGCTGGCCTGGGCACGCCATGAGCGCCCAGGGATCCAAACCCTGGGCGATGTGGAGGCGCAGCTGGCCTCGGCCGAGCAGGGCGCCTGCATCGGGTTGCTGCAGCGCTCGCGCTACGCGCCCATGGCGGAACGCATCGCGGGCGACCGGCTTGCGGCCGCGTTCCGCGATGGATTCCAGTGGAAGGATTCAGGGCCGCGTGAAACGGGAGGTGCCCTGGCGCCTCTCTATCCGTTCAAGACCGACTGACGATCTTCACGCCAGCGCGGCGCGCCAGAGACTGGCCATGCCAGGGTTGAATGCACAGAGCGTGATGGAGGTGGCGGGGTGGAGCCGGAGCGCTTCGCGCAGTGCGATCACCGACACCTGCGCCGCATCCTCCAGCGGGTAGCCGTAGATGCCGCAGCTGATGGCCGGGAAGGCCAGGGTGTGCAGGTCATGGCGTGCGGCAACCTCCACGCTGCGGCGATAGCAGCTCGCCAGCAAGGCGGGCTCGTCCTGCGATCCTCCGTTCCAGACGGGCCCAACCGTGTGGATGACGAAGCGGGCCGGCAGGCGAAAACCGGGCGTTATGCGAGCCTCTCCCGTGGGGCAGCGCACGCGCGGGGCGACCTCCGGGAGTGCGCGGCAGGCCGCAAGCAGATCCGGACCGGCCGCCCGGTGGATAGCGCCGTCCACGCCGCCCCCGCCCAGCAGGGTGACGTTGGCGGCGTTGACGATGGCGTCGACGGCCAGGGTGGTCAGATCGGCAATCTGCACGTCGATGGACATGGCGGGTCGAGACTCCCGGGTTTTGGCCGTATGCTTGGTCGCGGGGCGCCCATCGGGCGTTGGAGGTTTCAGTAGATCATGATGAAAACGGAAGACATCTCGTTCGGCTATCTGCTCAATGACGTGACCTTGCTGTTCCGCAAGCACTTTGACCGCCGGGCCGTGAAATTCGGGCTGACGCGCGCGCAATGGCGCGCCACCAAGGTGCTGTACCACCGCGAGGGGCTGCGCCAGACCGAGCTGGCCGATTTTCTGGAGATGGAGCCCATCGCCGTGGGCCGCGTCATCGACCGCCTGCAGTCGGCCGGCTTCGTCGAGCGTCGCCCGGACCCACGCGATCGTCGCGCCTGGCGTCTCTATGTGACCGAACAGGCCAAGGGCGTGATCGCGGACATGGAGCTGATCGGTCGCGGCCTGCGCAAGGACGCCACGGTCGGCATCGATATCGCCGAGATGCAGCAGGCCATGGACGTGCTCAACCGCATCAAGGACAACCTGCAGGCGCTCGACCAGTCCGCTGAGGAGACTGAGTCGGGCGGTTGAGGTGGGTGGCCCGCTTTGCGGGCCGGGGAGTCGGCGGCGTTGCCGCCTGTATACGGTAAACGGCAAAAGCCAGAGCGGAGCCTCGCTCTTACCTGTTCACCGTTCACAGCCCGCGCAGCGGGCGCACCCACCGGGCGCGAAGCGCCCGCCCCCTGCACCAGTGCCATCAGTCCCTGTCGCCAAGCTGAATTTCCTCGTCATAGTAAGGTCTTTTGCTTAGCTGCCATGGAAGGGGCTGGCAGCGGAATGCCATGAACCGGTTACAACCGGACGGCATCCTTCGCCTTTTTTCGTGTGCATGGGCCATGGGCGGCCCGTGGATCGACTGCCGACCAATGTGAGTTGCCATGCCCTGGAAGAAATCGGTCTTCATCATCCTGATCCTGGCGATCCTCGGCGCCGCCATGCTCGTATTCCGTGGCGGCAAGGACTCCGCCGCACCCCAGGCCAAGTCCGTCGGGGGCGGGCAGGACGTGCCCGTGCAGATCGCCGCCGCCACGCGCGGCGAGATCGATCTCAGCCTGAAGCTGGTGGCGCGCGCCGAAGCCTGGTCGACGGTGTCGATCCGCGCCCGCGTGTCCGGTCAGTTGCAAAAGCTGGCCTTCATCCCTGGTGGCCACGTGAAGCAGGGCGACCTGCTGATCCAGATCGACCCCAGCCTGCTCAAGGCCCAGCTCGACCAGGCCCGCGGCACGGTGGCGAAGGACCAGGCCCAGTTGGTGAAGGCCGAGGCGGACCAGCAGCGCTATACCGACCTGCTCGCCAAGGGCTATGTCTCGCGCGCGGACTACGACACTTACCAGGCCAACCTGGGCATCGCCCGCGCCACGCTGAAGACGGACCAGGCCGCGCAGGAACTGGCGCAGACC
It encodes:
- a CDS encoding BatD family protein; its protein translation is MTFRRVLLLVMLSLLPVWVAATEVRASLDRDKVALGETVTLNLRVEGGGMFDAPDLSALNKDFTVLGTSNNTSISIINGKRSAQLVYGVALRPNRVGTLTIPSLTFANGSTQALTLEVTPADDRAVANGRKDVYLEASLDPREAWVGEQVVYTVRLYLASPLANGSLDEPRVQGVELSKISDDLNYQQEKGGRRYNVIERRYALIPQKAGKLEIPPIAFSGELVEMADPDSFFGSTRAASAISQPVTLDVKAVPAEAGKTAWLPARELTLSLDGADARGALHVGQTLNLTMTVQATGLPYEALPSLSLPSIDGATVYPDKPVNGTRVIDSWLQGRRQQGFAVVPSRAGKLDIPATTLTWFNVRTGQSEVARIAPVTLDVLPATGTPAPAAPQDLPAPNVTAPAATTSSPSRQALVAGGIVLLLVGGAVGFALSRRRSQVVAAPAPTPRAPSIPSGSRGLRASFIAAARGSDPKAQYESLLAWARHERPGIQTLGDVEAQLASAEQGACIGLLQRSRYAPMAERIAGDRLAAAFRDGFQWKDSGPRETGGALAPLYPFKTD
- a CDS encoding O-acetyl-ADP-ribose deacetylase, giving the protein MSIDVQIADLTTLAVDAIVNAANVTLLGGGGVDGAIHRAAGPDLLAACRALPEVAPRVRCPTGEARITPGFRLPARFVIHTVGPVWNGGSQDEPALLASCYRRSVEVAARHDLHTLAFPAISCGIYGYPLEDAAQVSVIALREALRLHPATSITLCAFNPGMASLWRAALA
- a CDS encoding MarR family winged helix-turn-helix transcriptional regulator encodes the protein MMKTEDISFGYLLNDVTLLFRKHFDRRAVKFGLTRAQWRATKVLYHREGLRQTELADFLEMEPIAVGRVIDRLQSAGFVERRPDPRDRRAWRLYVTEQAKGVIADMELIGRGLRKDATVGIDIAEMQQAMDVLNRIKDNLQALDQSAEETESGG